In Tenebrio molitor chromosome 6, icTenMoli1.1, whole genome shotgun sequence, one genomic interval encodes:
- the LOC138133045 gene encoding LIM domain transcription factor LMO4.1-like isoform X1 produces the protein MEWRAVYKFRRRFYYFTQIFARCDRRTFIIPSSAPSPRLTRREDGENRDGLYQSRSGCKRINNIKARPDGPMMTMDVSKGEAAKTNSGQGPQECAGCCKTITERYLLKALDLYWHEDCLKCGCCDCRLGEVGSTLYTKANLILCKRDYLRLFGNTGYCAACSKVIPAFEMVMRARSNVYHLECFACQQCNHRFCVGDRFYLCENKILCEYDYEERLVFANMAYNPPPLSHLKRQTSIPPPNLPNHLINGHRAPLPPTNGDLNNNMSGSGGQPPPNSMANQPFQTAGHLKNSPMSLGATS, from the exons ATGGAGTGGCGTGCAGTGTATAAATTCCGTCGGaggttttattatttcacacAGATTTTCGCCCGGTGCGACAGGAGAACTTTCATAATTCCGTCGAGTGCTCCCAGTCCTCGTCTAACCCGACGTGAAGACGGAGAAAACAGAGACGGATTGTATCAAAGCAGGTCCGGCTGCAAGCGGATAAATAAT ATAAAGGCCAGGCCTGACGGCCCTATGATGACCATGGACGTGTCCAAGGGGGAGGCGGCCAAGACCAACTCGGGCCAGGGACCGCAGGAGTGTGCCGGATGCTGCAAGACCATCACCGAGAGGTACTTGCTCAAGGCGCTGGACCTCTACTGGCACGAAGACTGTCTCAAGTGCGGCTGTTGCGACTGTCGGCTGGGCGAAGTCGGCTCTACCCTCTACACCAAAGCCAATCTGATCCTGTGCAAAAGAGACTATTTAAGACTGTTCGGAAACACAGGGTATTGTGCGGCCTGTAGCAAAGTTATACCCGCGTTCGAGATGGTGATGAGGGCTAGGAGTAACGTCTACCACTTGGAGTGCTTCGCCTGTCAGCAGTGCAACCACAG GTTCTGCGTCGGCGATCGCTTCTACCTCTGCGAGAACAAGATCCTCTGCGAGTACGACTACGAGGAGAGGCTCGTCTTCGCGAACATGGCGTACAATCCTCCGCCGCTGTCGCATCTCAAGAGGCAGACGTCGATTCCGCCG CCCAACCTCCCCAACCACCTCATCAACGGCCACCGGGCACCCCTGCCCCCCACCAACGGCGACCTCAACAACAACATGTCGGGATCGGGGGGCCAACCGCCGCCGAATTCCATGGCCAACCAGCCGTTCCAGACGGCGGGACATTTGAAAAACAGTCCGATGTCGCTGGGGGCGACCAGCTGA
- the LOC138133045 gene encoding LIM domain only protein 3-like isoform X3, producing MMTMDVSKGEAAKTNSGQGPQECAGCCKTITERYLLKALDLYWHEDCLKCGCCDCRLGEVGSTLYTKANLILCKRDYLRLFGNTGYCAACSKVIPAFEMVMRARSNVYHLECFACQQCNHRFCVGDRFYLCENKILCEYDYEERLVFANMAYNPPPLSHLKRQTSIPPPNLPNHLINGHRAPLPPTNGDLNNNMSGSGGQPPPNSMANQPFQTAGHLKNSPMSLGATS from the exons ATGATGACCATGGACGTGTCCAAGGGGGAGGCGGCCAAGACCAACTCGGGCCAGGGACCGCAGGAGTGTGCCGGATGCTGCAAGACCATCACCGAGAGGTACTTGCTCAAGGCGCTGGACCTCTACTGGCACGAAGACTGTCTCAAGTGCGGCTGTTGCGACTGTCGGCTGGGCGAAGTCGGCTCTACCCTCTACACCAAAGCCAATCTGATCCTGTGCAAAAGAGACTATTTAAGACTGTTCGGAAACACAGGGTATTGTGCGGCCTGTAGCAAAGTTATACCCGCGTTCGAGATGGTGATGAGGGCTAGGAGTAACGTCTACCACTTGGAGTGCTTCGCCTGTCAGCAGTGCAACCACAG GTTCTGCGTCGGCGATCGCTTCTACCTCTGCGAGAACAAGATCCTCTGCGAGTACGACTACGAGGAGAGGCTCGTCTTCGCGAACATGGCGTACAATCCTCCGCCGCTGTCGCATCTCAAGAGGCAGACGTCGATTCCGCCG CCCAACCTCCCCAACCACCTCATCAACGGCCACCGGGCACCCCTGCCCCCCACCAACGGCGACCTCAACAACAACATGTCGGGATCGGGGGGCCAACCGCCGCCGAATTCCATGGCCAACCAGCCGTTCCAGACGGCGGGACATTTGAAAAACAGTCCGATGTCGCTGGGGGCGACCAGCTGA
- the LOC138133045 gene encoding LIM domain only protein 3-like isoform X2, which yields MKPPPMKIKARPDGPMMTMDVSKGEAAKTNSGQGPQECAGCCKTITERYLLKALDLYWHEDCLKCGCCDCRLGEVGSTLYTKANLILCKRDYLRLFGNTGYCAACSKVIPAFEMVMRARSNVYHLECFACQQCNHRFCVGDRFYLCENKILCEYDYEERLVFANMAYNPPPLSHLKRQTSIPPPNLPNHLINGHRAPLPPTNGDLNNNMSGSGGQPPPNSMANQPFQTAGHLKNSPMSLGATS from the exons ATAAAGGCCAGGCCTGACGGCCCTATGATGACCATGGACGTGTCCAAGGGGGAGGCGGCCAAGACCAACTCGGGCCAGGGACCGCAGGAGTGTGCCGGATGCTGCAAGACCATCACCGAGAGGTACTTGCTCAAGGCGCTGGACCTCTACTGGCACGAAGACTGTCTCAAGTGCGGCTGTTGCGACTGTCGGCTGGGCGAAGTCGGCTCTACCCTCTACACCAAAGCCAATCTGATCCTGTGCAAAAGAGACTATTTAAGACTGTTCGGAAACACAGGGTATTGTGCGGCCTGTAGCAAAGTTATACCCGCGTTCGAGATGGTGATGAGGGCTAGGAGTAACGTCTACCACTTGGAGTGCTTCGCCTGTCAGCAGTGCAACCACAG GTTCTGCGTCGGCGATCGCTTCTACCTCTGCGAGAACAAGATCCTCTGCGAGTACGACTACGAGGAGAGGCTCGTCTTCGCGAACATGGCGTACAATCCTCCGCCGCTGTCGCATCTCAAGAGGCAGACGTCGATTCCGCCG CCCAACCTCCCCAACCACCTCATCAACGGCCACCGGGCACCCCTGCCCCCCACCAACGGCGACCTCAACAACAACATGTCGGGATCGGGGGGCCAACCGCCGCCGAATTCCATGGCCAACCAGCCGTTCCAGACGGCGGGACATTTGAAAAACAGTCCGATGTCGCTGGGGGCGACCAGCTGA